A DNA window from Kitasatospora atroaurantiaca contains the following coding sequences:
- a CDS encoding DUF4192 domain-containing protein — MNEDRTTLPPGPLPGQLPVRMRGPADMAEMLPYLLGFFPDDSIVAVGLQGPALQQGGVIRLDIPDNPAHWQPIAADTARLLIELSEQRDRRPEQVLLYVCRDPSDRDGDSGSDRGEGDRGGGRGVAARLRPLASHLADAFRAEGVTVKESLCVSAGRWWSFLCEGTDCCDPAGVQIRSAHLPSPVAAAATFAGLAPRGSRKAIVAGLAPVGPPEDGTYREAIDRVGPQLVHELAGLGGRPAVLERTGVLLAEVMAEFQGGARETDPERAARLLVGLQDKLGRDRGAEYAEPHELVPAQHLWRFLAQRCVAPYEHFAAAPLTLLAWTSWLAGDNATARVVLARALDLDPEYTLAQLLYESLNGGLLPQQLLASVREERAGRRSPGQVPGPRRPGRPPNPHPDGSPADPSATRPAGAGERPRPGESPGGPSGEEGEGGSDEHPCETGPGGRSSPGQGLLRRQARRARRRLRAGPGRRATEGWDRDTPVGS; from the coding sequence ATGAACGAGGACCGCACCACCTTGCCTCCCGGCCCGCTCCCCGGCCAGCTGCCGGTCAGGATGCGCGGCCCGGCCGACATGGCCGAGATGCTCCCCTACCTGCTGGGCTTCTTCCCCGACGACAGCATCGTCGCGGTCGGGCTGCAGGGCCCCGCGCTCCAGCAGGGCGGGGTGATCCGCCTCGACATCCCCGACAACCCCGCGCACTGGCAGCCGATCGCCGCCGACACGGCCCGGCTGCTCATCGAGCTCTCCGAGCAGCGCGACCGTCGCCCCGAGCAGGTGCTGCTGTACGTGTGCCGAGATCCGTCAGACCGTGACGGCGACAGCGGCAGCGACCGCGGCGAGGGCGACCGCGGTGGCGGCAGGGGCGTGGCCGCCAGGCTCCGTCCGCTGGCCTCGCACCTGGCCGACGCGTTCCGGGCCGAAGGCGTCACGGTGAAGGAGTCGCTCTGTGTCTCCGCAGGGCGATGGTGGTCGTTCCTGTGCGAGGGGACGGACTGCTGTGACCCGGCGGGCGTGCAGATCCGCTCGGCCCATCTCCCGAGCCCGGTGGCTGCGGCGGCCACCTTCGCCGGCCTCGCCCCGAGAGGCAGCCGCAAGGCGATCGTGGCGGGGCTGGCACCGGTCGGCCCGCCCGAGGACGGCACCTACCGGGAGGCCATCGACCGTGTCGGGCCACAGCTGGTCCACGAGCTGGCCGGCCTCGGCGGTCGCCCCGCGGTGCTGGAGCGCACGGGCGTGCTGCTCGCCGAGGTGATGGCCGAGTTCCAGGGCGGCGCGCGGGAGACCGACCCCGAGCGCGCGGCCCGGCTGCTGGTCGGTCTGCAGGACAAGCTCGGCCGCGACCGCGGCGCGGAGTACGCCGAGCCGCACGAGCTCGTCCCGGCCCAGCACCTCTGGCGCTTCCTCGCCCAGCGCTGTGTCGCCCCGTACGAGCACTTCGCGGCGGCCCCGCTGACCCTGCTCGCCTGGACGTCCTGGCTCGCGGGCGACAACGCCACCGCCCGGGTGGTGCTGGCGAGGGCGCTCGACCTCGACCCCGAGTACACCCTCGCCCAACTTCTCTACGAGTCGCTCAACGGCGGGCTGCTGCCGCAGCAGCTGCTGGCGAGCGTGCGCGAGGAGCGAGCCGGGCGGCGCTCTCCGGGGCAGGTGCCGGGCCCGAGGCGTCCCGGGCGGCCCCCGAACCCGCACCCCGATGGTTCGCCCGCCGACCCGTCGGCAACTCGCCCGGCCGGGGCGGGCGAGCGACCGAGGCCGGGCGAGTCGCCGGGCGGTCCGTCAGGCGAAGAGGGGGAGGGCGGGTCGGACGAGCACCCGTGCGAGACCGGTCCGGGCGGGCGCAGCAGCCCCGGGCAGGGCCTGCTGCGCAGACAGGCCCGCCGGGCCCGACGGCGGCTCAGGGCCGGGCCTGGCCGACGGGCCACCGAGGGCTGGGACCGCGACACCCCCGTCGGGAGCTGA
- a CDS encoding NUDIX hydrolase: MSRYDPSAFPPFAVTVDLVVLTVREHALCALLVRRGEPPFQGYWALPGGFVRPDEGLAEAASRELAEETGLRAHSTPGQGAAGAHLEQLATYGHPQRDPRMRVVSVAHLALAPDLPTPRPGGDASSARWAPVGELLGQTPADGVPLAFDHGKILADGVERARSKIEYSSLATAFCPPEFTVGELRQVYEAVWGVALDPRNFHRKVTGTPGFLVPSGGTTTRQGGRPAQLFKAGGATVLNPPMLRPDS, translated from the coding sequence ATGTCGCGTTATGACCCGTCGGCCTTCCCCCCGTTCGCTGTCACGGTCGACCTGGTGGTGCTGACGGTGCGCGAGCACGCGCTCTGCGCACTGCTGGTCCGACGGGGCGAGCCGCCGTTCCAGGGGTACTGGGCCCTGCCCGGTGGCTTCGTCCGTCCGGACGAAGGCCTCGCCGAGGCGGCCTCCAGAGAGCTCGCTGAGGAGACCGGCCTACGGGCTCACTCCACGCCCGGCCAGGGCGCGGCGGGAGCCCACCTCGAACAGCTCGCAACGTACGGGCACCCCCAGCGTGACCCGCGCATGCGGGTGGTCAGCGTGGCGCACCTCGCGCTGGCCCCCGACCTGCCGACCCCCCGCCCTGGCGGTGACGCCAGCAGCGCCCGCTGGGCGCCGGTCGGGGAGCTGCTCGGCCAGACTCCGGCCGACGGAGTGCCGCTCGCGTTCGACCACGGGAAGATCCTCGCGGACGGGGTCGAGCGGGCCCGCTCCAAGATCGAGTACTCCTCGCTCGCGACGGCCTTCTGTCCGCCGGAGTTCACCGTGGGAGAGCTGCGGCAGGTCTACGAGGCGGTCTGGGGCGTGGCCCTGGACCCGCGCAACTTCCACCGCAAGGTGACCGGCACCCCCGGCTTCCTGGTGCCCTCAGGCGGCACCACGACCCGTCAGGGCGGGCGCCCGGCCCAGCTCTTCAAGGCCGGCGGGGCCACCGTCCTCAACCCCCCGATGCTCCGCCCCGACTCGTAG
- a CDS encoding ATP-binding cassette domain-containing protein has protein sequence MIQITGLTKVYRRGRPPALLDLTFDARPGMVTALLGAEGAGKTTALRLMLELEQGQGITLFDGRTYRRLRRPEREIGVLLPTGRPVAGHPGRRARSHLRMLAGAVGVPARRADELLEQTRLAGVAGHRLRSFSPGMHRRLSLAAALLGSPGTLLLDAPTEGLSPRNIEWFHSFLRSFSVSGGTVLVTTRTMQEASVLADRVITLDRGQLLADQPVAEFRRTRLHPEVSVRGPQMARLADLLLSQGVEVRRDGGAGIAVSGIGRTEIGELAYRHGILLHELADRVVEQPVPHPALPAASGRSGHVQLRPAGQAEPGRPAVVGQSTPPDRILQATAPTAPQLFQDEPAPVAGRPPQAQPLQDQPPQAQRPQAQPSHAEPAAPTSLNHQPVTGPDHRSE, from the coding sequence ATGATCCAGATCACCGGACTGACCAAGGTCTACCGCCGGGGCCGCCCGCCGGCCCTGCTCGACCTCACCTTCGACGCCCGCCCCGGCATGGTCACCGCCCTGCTGGGCGCCGAGGGCGCGGGCAAGACCACCGCACTCCGGCTCATGCTGGAACTCGAACAGGGCCAGGGCATCACCCTGTTCGACGGCCGGACCTACCGCAGGCTGCGCCGTCCCGAACGCGAGATCGGAGTGCTGCTCCCCACCGGTCGCCCGGTGGCCGGCCACCCGGGGCGCCGCGCCCGCAGTCACCTGCGCATGCTGGCAGGGGCGGTCGGGGTGCCGGCCCGGCGAGCGGACGAACTGCTGGAGCAGACCCGGCTGGCGGGCGTGGCAGGGCATCGGCTGCGCTCCTTCTCGCCCGGCATGCACCGCCGGCTCTCCCTCGCCGCCGCCCTGCTCGGATCCCCGGGCACTCTGCTGCTGGACGCCCCCACCGAGGGCCTGTCGCCGCGCAACATCGAGTGGTTCCACTCCTTCCTGCGCTCGTTCTCCGTCTCCGGCGGGACTGTCCTGGTCACCACCCGGACGATGCAGGAAGCGTCAGTCCTGGCCGACCGGGTCATCACCCTCGACCGGGGCCAACTGCTCGCGGACCAGCCGGTCGCCGAGTTCCGCCGCACCCGGCTTCACCCGGAGGTCTCGGTCCGCGGCCCGCAGATGGCCCGGCTCGCCGACCTGCTCCTCAGTCAGGGCGTAGAGGTCCGCCGGGACGGTGGGGCCGGCATCGCGGTGAGCGGCATCGGCCGCACCGAGATCGGCGAACTCGCCTACCGGCACGGCATCCTGCTCCATGAGCTCGCCGACCGGGTGGTCGAGCAGCCCGTCCCGCACCCCGCCCTCCCCGCCGCCTCGGGCCGCTCCGGCCACGTCCAGCTCAGGCCCGCCGGGCAGGCGGAACCGGGCAGGCCGGCCGTGGTCGGCCAGTCCACCCCGCCCGACCGCATCCTGCAGGCCACCGCCCCGACCGCCCCTCAGCTCTTCCAGGACGAACCCGCACCCGTGGCCGGCCGGCCCCCGCAGGCTCAGCCCCTCCAGGACCAACCCCCGCAAGCCCAACGCCCGCAGGCCCAGCCATCACACGCGGAGCCCGCCGCCCCGACGTCCCTCAACCACCAGCCCGTCACCGGGCCCGACCACCGGAGCGAGTGA
- a CDS encoding alpha/beta fold hydrolase: protein MSTASRLPGIVTTDHYFQVPLDHHAADGEQIEVYGREVVASGREHDDLPWLLFLQGGPGGKAGRPLGRDTWLERALDDYRVLLLDQRGTGRSTPANRQTLARRGGPHQQADYLALFRADSIVRDAELIRRRLLGDEGRWSLLGQSFGGFCTLTYLSLAPEGLREAFVTGGLAGLRSSADDVYRAAYPRVARKNAAHYARYPHDVAAVRRIASHLVKAPARLPDGGLLTVQAFQGLGMLLGSGTGSHSLHYLLEEAWVEGVHGPELSDTFLAGVQAQLSFAQGPLYAVLHESIYGQRSVEPAATAWAAERVRKEFPEFDAEQALESDRPVLFTGEMIYPWLFETDPALQPLRDTAQLLAERADWPDLYEPERLAANEVPVVAAVYHDDMYVDTDDSLETARAVKGLRTWVTNEWEHDGLRVSGGAVLDRLIKMARGEL, encoded by the coding sequence ATGTCCACCGCCAGCCGGCTGCCCGGGATCGTCACGACCGACCACTACTTCCAGGTGCCGCTCGACCACCATGCGGCCGACGGCGAGCAGATCGAGGTGTACGGCCGCGAGGTGGTGGCCTCGGGCCGCGAGCACGACGACCTGCCGTGGCTGCTGTTCCTGCAGGGCGGCCCCGGGGGCAAGGCCGGGCGCCCGCTGGGCCGGGACACCTGGCTGGAGCGTGCCCTGGACGACTACCGGGTGCTGCTGCTCGACCAGCGGGGCACCGGGCGGTCCACCCCGGCGAACCGGCAGACGCTCGCCCGCCGCGGCGGGCCGCACCAGCAGGCGGACTACCTGGCGCTGTTCCGCGCCGACTCGATCGTCCGGGATGCGGAGCTGATCCGCCGGAGGCTGCTCGGCGACGAGGGGCGGTGGAGCCTGCTGGGGCAGAGCTTCGGCGGGTTCTGCACCCTGACCTACCTCTCGCTGGCTCCCGAGGGGCTGCGCGAGGCCTTCGTGACGGGCGGCCTGGCCGGCCTGCGCAGCTCGGCGGACGACGTCTACCGCGCCGCGTACCCACGAGTGGCCCGCAAGAACGCGGCGCACTACGCGCGCTACCCGCACGACGTCGCCGCGGTGCGGCGGATCGCCTCCCACCTGGTCAAGGCCCCCGCCCGGCTGCCGGACGGCGGTCTGCTGACCGTCCAGGCCTTCCAGGGCCTTGGCATGCTTCTCGGTTCGGGGACCGGCTCGCACTCCCTGCACTACCTGCTCGAGGAGGCCTGGGTCGAGGGCGTGCACGGCCCCGAGCTCTCGGACACCTTCCTCGCGGGTGTGCAGGCCCAGCTGTCCTTTGCGCAGGGGCCGCTCTACGCCGTGCTGCACGAGTCGATCTACGGCCAGCGCTCGGTGGAGCCGGCGGCGACGGCCTGGGCGGCGGAGCGCGTCCGCAAGGAGTTCCCGGAGTTCGACGCCGAGCAGGCGCTGGAGTCGGACCGGCCGGTGCTGTTCACCGGCGAGATGATCTACCCCTGGCTGTTCGAGACCGACCCGGCCCTGCAGCCGCTGCGTGACACCGCGCAGCTGCTCGCCGAGCGAGCCGACTGGCCCGACCTGTACGAGCCTGAGCGGCTCGCCGCCAACGAGGTGCCGGTGGTGGCGGCGGTGTACCACGACGACATGTACGTGGACACCGACGACTCTCTGGAGACCGCGCGCGCCGTCAAGGGCCTGCGGACCTGGGTGACCAACGAGTGGGAACACGACGGTCTGCGGGTGAGCGGCGGTGCGGTCCTCGACCGCCTGATCAAGATGGCGCGCGGAGAGCTTTAG
- a CDS encoding glycogen debranching N-terminal domain-containing protein, translating into MAASGPDGQLRGQSLHGFYRAGVRTLARMEVRLGGIEPLPLQGTLTSAAEARFLGAVRIPGDLDPDPALTVERLRHADGVETITVRNTGSRPARLPLEIALGTDLGQLSDIAAGQRSADLPGQVQSAGLRWAGQSHSATVTARPSPHAVLAGAGVLRWDLEVQPGARWSVELRTELEHSSPVGVRPPSGRGLGVPLPWSAPEVRCDDSRVEVLLPRSLDALGGLLLADADRPTDLYAASGVPWRFGLTSADALWAARLTLPLGTRLAGGTLRALARRQHPGGGSAPASATPAGASAATAGAGTAGGPTATAQAAGSRPEGLIPGALRHAGPELPPSCTATEATLLFVTVLAEAWRWGMPRSEVADLLPAAERALAALRSNVSDGSGGFATDGPNSFVTDLGRSAEERAARPVAARCEVQAQAHRAALHGAELLEAFGRRGAEEWRGWAAGLRERFREQFWIDDLSGGRPAAALAGPGRPLPAVASSFVHLLDLGLAADGAHHEGLLDREQTRILAQRLVTPEFDCGWGLRTLSAKSPRFNPLGHRSGAVRVHETALAVVGLAEAGFEREAGALLEGLLDASTHFEGRLPEMYAGEQRVTGCPPVPHPAACRPAAVSAAAAVHLVLALAGVRPDIPAGRVLVRPASTAPLGELQLSGLRVAGEPFSVRVSRIGVAVVEEAPPELQLGAR; encoded by the coding sequence ATGGCCGCCTCAGGTCCGGACGGGCAGCTCCGCGGCCAGAGCCTGCACGGCTTCTACCGAGCGGGCGTCCGCACCCTGGCGAGGATGGAGGTACGGCTCGGCGGCATCGAGCCGCTCCCTCTCCAGGGCACTCTGACCTCGGCGGCCGAGGCACGCTTCCTCGGCGCCGTACGCATTCCGGGCGACCTGGATCCGGACCCGGCGCTGACCGTCGAACGGCTGCGGCACGCCGACGGAGTGGAGACCATCACCGTGCGGAACACCGGCAGCCGCCCGGCCCGTCTCCCGCTGGAGATCGCGCTCGGCACGGATCTCGGCCAGCTGTCGGACATCGCCGCCGGTCAGCGGTCGGCGGACCTGCCGGGCCAGGTGCAGTCGGCCGGACTGCGCTGGGCCGGACAGAGCCACAGCGCCACGGTCACCGCCAGGCCGTCGCCGCACGCCGTCCTGGCCGGCGCGGGTGTGCTGCGCTGGGATCTGGAGGTGCAGCCCGGGGCCCGCTGGTCGGTCGAGCTGCGCACGGAGCTGGAGCACTCCTCCCCGGTGGGGGTCCGCCCGCCGAGCGGTCGGGGTCTGGGCGTGCCACTGCCGTGGTCGGCGCCCGAGGTGCGGTGCGACGACTCACGCGTCGAGGTGCTCCTGCCCCGCTCGCTCGACGCGCTCGGCGGGCTGCTGCTCGCCGACGCCGACCGTCCGACCGACCTCTACGCGGCTTCGGGTGTGCCGTGGCGCTTCGGTCTGACCTCGGCCGACGCACTCTGGGCGGCCAGGCTGACGCTGCCCCTGGGTACCCGCCTGGCGGGCGGAACCCTGCGCGCCCTGGCACGCCGTCAGCACCCGGGCGGTGGCAGCGCCCCCGCCTCGGCGACCCCCGCCGGCGCGTCCGCCGCGACAGCCGGTGCCGGCACAGCGGGCGGCCCGACGGCTACGGCCCAGGCGGCCGGCTCACGCCCCGAAGGCCTGATTCCGGGTGCGCTGCGGCACGCCGGGCCCGAGCTTCCGCCGTCGTGCACGGCTACCGAGGCCACCCTCCTGTTCGTCACCGTGCTCGCCGAGGCATGGCGGTGGGGGATGCCCCGCAGCGAGGTCGCCGACCTGCTGCCCGCCGCGGAGCGGGCCCTCGCGGCGCTGCGCAGCAACGTCAGCGACGGCTCCGGCGGCTTCGCGACCGACGGTCCGAACAGCTTTGTGACCGATCTCGGCCGCTCGGCCGAGGAGCGCGCCGCCCGTCCGGTGGCCGCCCGCTGCGAGGTGCAGGCCCAGGCTCACCGGGCGGCGCTGCACGGGGCGGAGCTGCTGGAGGCCTTCGGCAGGCGGGGAGCCGAAGAGTGGCGTGGCTGGGCGGCCGGTCTGCGTGAGCGCTTCCGAGAACAGTTCTGGATCGACGACCTGTCGGGCGGCCGGCCCGCTGCCGCGCTGGCGGGGCCAGGCCGTCCACTGCCCGCCGTCGCCTCCTCCTTCGTGCACCTGCTCGACCTCGGGCTGGCCGCCGACGGTGCTCATCACGAGGGGCTGCTCGATCGCGAGCAGACCAGGATCCTCGCGCAGCGGCTGGTCACGCCGGAGTTCGACTGCGGGTGGGGGCTGCGGACGCTGAGTGCCAAGTCCCCCCGCTTCAACCCACTGGGCCACCGGAGTGGGGCCGTCCGGGTCCATGAGACCGCGCTCGCCGTGGTGGGCCTGGCCGAGGCCGGATTCGAGCGGGAGGCCGGGGCACTGCTGGAGGGGCTGCTGGACGCCTCCACACACTTCGAGGGGCGGCTGCCCGAGATGTATGCGGGTGAGCAGCGGGTGACGGGCTGCCCGCCCGTGCCGCACCCGGCGGCCTGCCGCCCGGCGGCGGTGTCGGCGGCAGCCGCGGTGCACCTGGTCCTCGCGCTCGCCGGGGTCCGCCCGGACATCCCGGCCGGTCGGGTGCTGGTCCGCCCGGCCAGCACCGCTCCGCTGGGTGAGCTCCAGCTCTCCGGTCTGCGGGTGGCCGGTGAGCCGTTCTCGGTCCGGGTCAGCCGGATCGGCGTGGCCGTGGTGGAGGAGGCGCCGCCCGAGCTTCAGCTGGGCGCGCGTTGA